Genomic DNA from Bacteroidales bacterium:
AGGAGGGTAGCTGGGTGGTCCGGGAGAACCTTCTCACAGCCCTGGAAGACCAGGTGGTATGGGCTCCCGGAGAATATGAGAACTTCCGGCTGGAGTTCGAATTTATGAACGAGGCCGGCACCAACAGCGGGATTATCGTCTACTGCACGGACCAGGAGAACTGGATCCCCAATTCGGTGGAGATACAGATAGCCGATGATCATGGAATGTGGGGAGATGAACGCAAGGATTACCAGTGTGGAGCCATTTTCGGCCACCTGCCTGCAAATGAGCAGAAAGTGGTCAAAGTACCCGGAGAATGGAATCATATGGAAATTACCTTCAAGGGCCAGCTGATAGAGGTGGTTTTAAATGGAAAGAAAGTCACAACGATGGACATGTCCCTTTGGAAATCAGGGACCAGCAATCCGGACGGCAGCGAAATTCCCGGCTGGCTGCCCACTCCCTTTGCAGAGCTGCCGACCAAAGGCTACATTGGTTTCCAGGGCAAGCACGGAGATTCCTCCATCACCTTTCGTGAGATTCGGATCAGGAAGCTGTAAGTTCCCGGTCCGTTAATATCTGTAGGCTGCTTTTTTTAAGCTCTTGATATCTTTTATGGGATGCGGGGGATTCAGTTCCGCGGCCAGGA
This window encodes:
- a CDS encoding DUF1080 domain-containing protein; this translates as MKLLNSVLVSTLLLSVTVSCSTNNPEGELLFGENYSLADYEEGSWVVRENLLTALEDQVVWAPGEYENFRLEFEFMNEAGTNSGIIVYCTDQENWIPNSVEIQIADDHGMWGDERKDYQCGAIFGHLPANEQKVVKVPGEWNHMEITFKGQLIEVVLNGKKVTTMDMSLWKSGTSNPDGSEIPGWLPTPFAELPTKGYIGFQGKHGDSSITFREIRIRKL